TTTCATCCTCAGCGCTTCTTGAACCCATGTGGGCTCCTTAACAAGGAGCTGACAGAGAAGGTCCTCATTTTTGGTGTGGGAAAAAGACGCTGTCTTGGGGATGAATTTGCACGTTTGgagatgtttgtgtttctcACCACGCTTCTTCATGGGCTGCGCATTGAAAATGTTCCAGGGCAGGAGCTGGATCTCACCACTGATTTTGGTCTGACTATGAAACCTCGTCCATACAGGATTACCATTTCTCAGAGGTCCTAGACCTTCTGAAAACCCAAATGATGATCTTGTGGATGTTTTGGAATTGTACAACAGAAATTGTAgttattaatgtttttcttttgtttgttttggcaaaTGGGGTGgacgtgtgtgcgtgcacacacacacacacacacatacacaaagataaaaaaaaacacgggtcattcaaagtgctttactgcACATACTCTGAGTCGATCTGACTTCCACAATCAAACTGAAAGCAGGAGCTTGAAAACACCACCATCTATCACATGGATTCCTATCATCTTCTCACCTCTATCATGTCCTTGTCTTCTCTTTGTCCTCCATTCCttgcctcttcctcctcctcatctacTCTCAATACTCCCCCAGTAATAAGCCCCTAAATAAACCCCACAATCTTCTCTTTGACCATCAGCACTGTAACCTCCCACACACCCAGATAAGAAATGCACCCCAACATATACGGGAGGTAAAGCGTGTGAAATGGGGCAACGTTATTTTCATAAGCTAAATGTAAAGGAGCTTGGCAGCAGAGTAAGAGAGAATTACTTCATTAGTACATCTGCAAATGGaaagttttaaagttttaacTTTTGTTAAATGTTTGTCAGTGAATATTTAGTGAGTGCCTGCATTTAAAAACTACTTTACAAGCAAAGTCTTCAGCTGTTAGCTCTTAGTGAATTGCTTCACCTGAACATTACAAGACAAATCACTTATGTAATCTTCAATGAAGTAAATTAatatcacataaaaacacatttgtttggaAAATTGTGTTGTGTGCTATCATAAGAGTTACATAATTATGTCAAAGAACTAATATCACTAAGTTCACTGTCATTTTTTATAATGTCCACATAAAATGGGAGCAGATAATGGAAATGGTTAaaaacacacgcgcacacacacacacacacacacacacacacacacacacacacacacacacgcacactttgTGATGATTAAAGCTATTAACTATAAAAGGAGTATAACTGAATCATGTAATGCAGTTTCAGACAACAGCTTTGTGTAAAACATgtaatctgaaaataaaataatgcttaACCTCTGTGtcacagaatgaatgaatgaattattatTTATGGCTGCATTTCCTGAGCACCTTTATGTGTCACTGTTGGAAATGTTGACTTACAAGGGTGTACCTCCATTACTctcagaggaaggaaaaaacaaagaaagactcTTTACTGCACGCGTGCAGAACTCACTATAAAAAGTGCAACCTGAACAACTTAAGCAAACATTtagcaaaaacagacaaatgatGCAGCGCAGCGGCTGGACATGCCATTTGTAGTTGTTTGTGGTAGATGTGTTGACGGAGATGGGAAGTTGGGTGatgtgttacattttttttccgcTCAAATGAAAACATTGAATTCTGATGAAAGAAATAATCTTGCTGAAAACTTCACTTTCTTAGGCACTGATTGGCAACGAACATGTTCGTtaccaaacacaaaacaaaacaagtgaaaactgaaaaacctACTGACTTCCTATTCACATCTCCATTTACACATGGGGCCCTGTATTGTGGGGGTCTCATTCTATACTGTACATCCAAGCAGGCTGCACCCATTAAAAAATGGCACGCAATCCGCAGAGCAACTGTCAGTGTCCCCGTCAAGATATGAGCAAAGACTCTTCATTCATAACTTTATTCACTATGACGATGCCGAACAGCTCaaacatcttcctcttcaaCGGCCTGCCCGGATCTCAGTTTCATGATcacctggaaaaaaataatttcctgttccttttgttttattgtaaaaataaattaatacatgTGAATGTCTTGCTGTGAAAGTGGCATGCACCTCTTTTAGCTGGGCAATCTCTTTGCTTTCCACATTTCTCTGAGCGTTGTTGGTTATGGCCTTCACTCTTGTTGCGTAGCTGCAAAGTTCAGAGAGTTTGGGTGTCATTCATCTGAATTCATTAGTCCTGAAATAcattaaaacactgttttttttttgttctctgttaCATGAGAGATGTGAGCGTCTCATCAAGATTGCATTCTGAAGGAGAGATGTTGACGATCATGAGGGTTTTAGCATTTCCACCCAAGGAGTCCTGCATCACCTGAGAGAGATGAAATGCATTTTGGCTGACCTGCTTGTCTACGTTGCAGTGCAGAATTAGAAAGTTGGAATACTGccgtttttatttattacctgTGTCAACTTGCTATTCCTGTATGGCACATGAGGCAGTTCAGCAGATAAAGCTGAGATCACGTCACCCAGTGCACTCAGAGACTTGTTGATGGAGTTTGCCTCctgcagagaggagaaaatacaaaaatttaaagaagccaTGACAAAtctctgattttttaaaaatcctcctGACAATCACTCAGTGTCCGGTGAAACATAATATAGGAGCAGACCTTCAGCTGGTGGTCCTTGGCACCAGTCTTGGCTGCTCGCTCACTACCTGCCAGGTCTACAAGGCTCAGCTTCCCAGCGCTCACACTCCCATTTGTCAGATTCCTGCTCTCCACCATGATGCCGACAATCAGATGGGAGCGGGAACTCTCCACATTCATCTCTTAGCAAATATACAGAACAGACTCAAGAAACAAAATTTATATATCTCTGGGATTTTGTGAACTGTGACTTCAGATGGGACCAACTATTTTCATTAGCCAGCTAATAATAATCCTCagattctattaaaaaaaaaaacaacaacaacaacaaaaacagatgcaACATCAGGGTTTTGTTATTCTGCCACTTACCACCCAGACCTGTAATGATGTACCTAAATGCCATCTCACCACACTAACTGTAAATAACACAATTAATCCAAACCAATTAGCAGGACCCCGTTTGAACTGAGTGGCTTTTGCACGGTACAGAGAACTCACTGGTGGCAGAGATGTGTCGGTTTGCGCAGGCCTGCTGGAACAGAGCGTAGAGCTCCTGGGCACTGGAAGCCTCTTTTGTTTCTGCTCCTTGGGCGAACACAATCCCCTTTCTGTTCCTCTTGATCTCCACTCGCCTTGCCTGGCCACGGGACTGAGTGTGTGCATGGGCCTCACCGGCCTGGCTGGCAAAGAGGTCCTGCAGCCTGTCATTGTACAGTTCCAGCATATAGGCTGAAACCTGGGGTGAAAAGAAACACGGTAATGAGGGAGAGAGGGACGAAACCTCTTTTCTCTTCtaaatgcagtttatttataAGCTGGTGAAATAATGTCTGCTACCTTGAAGTTGAATTTACAGCTGTTCTCCTGCATGATATCAAATATGGCATTGAAAGATCTTGGGATGATCCCGGGGTTCTTCTGTTCCTTGTCCCCAACCATAGTGAAGGTTTTCCCAGAGCCCGTCTGACCATACGCAAAGATACAGACATTGTAACCGTCGATAGCCAACTGGATCAGCCTAtgggaaaaatattttctaagtACTTCAACTGAAAGTATCAAAACATATGAAAGTTTTTCATCTAGGATACCCTGAGGGTAAGAGTTAATTTGGGTAACATTGTGTCCATTTCTCCATCAGCTCTTGAAATCTGCTTTTGAACACGATGTGCGCCGCGTTAACATTACTGAATAGTTGTAAAACTGCACAGGAGCAGGAAACCAAACTGAGGGAGGAACAGTTTACAGaggcagcacagcagcagcaacttgAAATCTTCTGAGGTCTCATTGCAACCCTGTTAACCTGAATACTTCCACGCAGCGACGAGCTGAGCTGCTGCACAGTCACTGTTTCTATAGCAACATCAGCAACATCAAAgctgttagttttgttttcagcaaaaattaaatattgcTTCATCATGAGAATCCCATTACTTTTTCACTGGTCAATTTTCAGCGTATTTTTAGATTCCTAATTGAATAATAATTcccacagtgacatcactgcaAGCGTGAAACTGATCTAATTGCTTAAGTAAAAGTGGAAATGCTCTGGTTGGTCATGTGTGGCTTTTTAGATTTCATCTGAGACAATAATGTTGAAATTTCACCAAAACAAGGGCAGTGAGGTTAGAAAATTAGCTTTTCAATTTCTTTTAGATTTTAATTATGAATGATTGTGCTATGAGTGTTTGCACTGACAATAAAGAAATTTCATCTAATCTTGTGCAAGCAGTGAGCACTATCTGGAGAAGGGCTACTTCTGATCATAAATTAACATTTAACTCATGCTCATGCCTATATGCAAAATACATTAACCCTGCAATGCCAAGTGCATCATATTTGATCCAGGAGTTTTTGagacctcttttctttttcccgaAAAACCTGATGTGTACTATCAGACACATGCAAAAAAATGCTGGATGTAGCAAAAATTatacaaattaaaactaattatgttcaatttctttttcttttgttcttttttaaattcgTCAGAAGCTTCAGTAAGCACTCCACTTtcaaaaaatgtgaattcacaGTGGTTCTTATCATACAAATTTGGGGCTCATTGCGTCTGTGTTATGTCACATTGGTGAACAGTGCTGTTCCCTCACCTGCTGGTGTCGTGAAACAAGTCTTCCTGAGAGGCTTCAGCACTGAACACCTTGTCAAACTGAAACTCCCTTGGCCCACGAGGGGTTTCTAGAGTGACTGAGTATTCGTCTATTTTTTCCACAACAACTGCCCCGCCCTGCGCAGCTTCGGCTCGGTTCACCGGGCGAATCCGGCAAAACACTCTAATTTTACCTGAGGAAAAAAGATTGCTTTTTCTTTAGTCTAGTCAGGtctaaaacaaaatgcagcacTATATACACGTACATTATATACATGTACCTTTCATGTCTTCCACCATATTGTAATATTTTTTCCTCAAGGTCCTTTCTGATGTGTagttctcaattattttctttttctcttctttttcttgcttCAGCTTGAGATAACAGGATGATAACAAAAGAGCTGTAATAGTGAAGAGTGCAGCAGGTAAAAGCATGTATTTATAGCCCTTTGGGCTAAAATATTTGACAGTCAGTGATCAACATAATAACAATGCTGCTTTGGTACCTTGTTGGACTACTGATTTACATTTTAAGTGATACTTAACATGCAGCAGGTATGTGTAAAAGCTCACATCAGTGCCCTTCTCTGTGGTTCCTGCCCTAAATGATCCATGTGGTAAAAAACTAACCtgatcctgcagcagcagaagctgcTGACCGACACTCTGAACGCCGCCTGTGGACTGGATTGTCTCCTGTCCCAGGATATCCTCCAGTTCCGAGGCTGCACAGTCTGAGCAGAGATGACGTTTACAAGAGTGATGCATAAaagactattattattattattattattactattattatgtCATGACAAAAAGTAGTAAAGAATGCATGGAGCTCATGtatattattttactgttattgGCTGCAGCCAACATATTCAGGCAAGATATATTTACCATTCACTATGGGGCTCTCtccatttttaatgcagtctaAAGCAATTTGACAGACCTCAAATTCCCTCACTTTTTCTTGTAATAGAGACAGACTTGAGTCATATTTGTCTGACCTGTAAAACGGATGGAAATCAATTATTACTTCTTTAAAGTTAAAGGTGGCTCAATTTAACCTGAGATTCAGACATTAACTGTTTATTGCAACCATTTAAGAAACCatatatgtcttttttttttttatctttttctaaCCCCTGCCAGTCAGTGGCATCCTCTCTGtcactgctttcttcttgtgCATTCTTGTGACGGTCACGTTTGTCTCTGGCTTTGACCAGAGCAACCCGATTGCTCTCAATCATCTGGTCTAAAAGGGCTCT
This sequence is a window from Archocentrus centrarchus isolate MPI-CPG fArcCen1 chromosome 9, fArcCen1, whole genome shotgun sequence. Protein-coding genes within it:
- the kifl gene encoding putative LOC110439812 homolog; protein product: MVEDMKGKIRVFCRIRPVNRAEAAQGGAVVVEKIDEYSVTLETPRGPREFQFDKVFSAEASQEDLFHDTSRLIQLAIDGYNVCIFAYGQTGSGKTFTMVGDKEQKNPGIIPRSFNAIFDIMQENSCKFNFKVSAYMLELYNDRLQDLFASQAGEAHAHTQSRGQARRVEIKRNRKGIVFAQGAETKEASSAQELYALFQQACANRHISATKMNVESSRSHLIVGIMVESRNLTNGSVSAGKLSLVDLAGSERAAKTGAKDHQLKEANSINKSLSALGDVISALSAELPHVPYRNSKLTQVMQDSLGGNAKTLMIVNISPSECNLDETLTSLIYATRVKAITNNAQRNVESKEIAQLKEVIMKLRSGQAVEEEDV